Proteins from a single region of Pyrus communis chromosome 6, drPyrComm1.1, whole genome shotgun sequence:
- the LOC137737937 gene encoding probable xyloglucan endotransglucosylase/hydrolase protein 23 yields the protein MASFKSLISLLTLLTSRAISSLIFASAGNFNQEFEITWGDGRAKILNNGELLTLSLDKVSGSAFESKNEYLFGKIDMQIKLVPGNSAGTVTAYYLSSKGSAWDEVDFEFLGNLTGDPYILHTNVFSQGKGNREQQFYLWFDPTADFHTYSILWNPHCIIFSVDGTPIREFKNFESVGVPFPKHQPMRIHSSLWNADDWATRGGLIKTDWSRAPFTASYRNFTADNACVWPSNGASSCKSSPSQSNAWLSEELDSIGKKRLSWVQNNYMIYNYCTDGKRFPQEFPVECKS from the exons ATGGCTTCCTTCAAATCACTTATTTCATTATTAACGCTGCTGACTTCTCGTGCTATAAGCTCTTTAATATTTGCCTCTGCTGGTAACTTTAACCAGGAATTTGAGATTACATGGGGAGACGGTCGAGCTAAGATACTCAACAATGGCGAGCTTCTCACTCTTTCACTTGACAAAGTCTCTGGCTCTGCATTCGAATCCAAAAATGAGTATTTGTTCGGCAAGATTGACATGCAGATCAAGCTTGTCCCTGGAAACTCTGCTGGCACTGTCACAGCCTACTAT TTATCATCAAAAGGATCAGCATGGGATGAGGTAGATTTTGAGTTCTTGGGTAACTTGACTGGAGACCCTTACATTCTGCACACCAATGTCTTTAGCCAAGGCAAAGGCAACAGAGAGCAACAATTCTACCTCTGGTTTGACCCAACGGCTGACTTTCACACCTATTCCATCCTCTGGAATCCACATTGCATAAT TTTCTCTGTGGATGGTACTCCAATTAGAGAGTTCAAGAACTTCGAATCAGTTGGTGTTCCTTTTCCAAAGCACCAACCAATGAGGATACACTCTAGCCTCTGGAATGCGGATGATTGGGCCACAAGGGGTGGACTTATCAAAACAGATTGGAGTAGAGCTCCTTTCACTGCTTCATACAGGAATTTCACTGCCGATAACGCTTGTGTTTGGCCATCAAATGGAGCATCTTCATGCAAATCTTCACCATCACAAAGTAATGCATGGCTATCAGAAGAGCTCGATTCAATTGGGAAGAAGAGGCTTAGCTGGGTCCAAAACAACTACATGATCTATAATTACTGCACTGACGGAAAGCGATTTCCCCAGGAATTCCCTGTTGAATGCAAATCTTAA